The Phlebotomus papatasi isolate M1 chromosome 3, Ppap_2.1, whole genome shotgun sequence genomic sequence TGCTAATAAATGACTATTGAGGCGCCATTCACAACCAGCAACACCATCTCACTGTGTTGATCATGACGATCGTCCACACAGCAAAAGGCACCACAAAAAGACCAAGGAGCGAAACTAAATAGTGTAATGTATTGCTACAGTGTTAACAATAAGTTTAAAAACATATCtttgaataaaaatagaaaaacggATTAACCATTGCATTGGTTACAATGATACCTTTGGATCCCAtctcttaaatttgaattgtataatttaggtataattttgattaaaaattattgtataaaAACCATATTGGATTTCATATGCCaagaaataaaaggaaaaacaaaTGATCAGCAGTGCCTCTGGCACATCTTTTCGGTTGGACATTCTGGAATCAAAAtccacatctctttctttcacaAACGTCTTGCATATGGCTATCCCAGTCTTTTGgagtcttctttttcttcttcttcttttgaacatcacactaaattaaatttagttcaatcgaattttgagtacgaaagaatgaaataatcatatacaaaacatttgagaaagaaagggatgtcaatttcgattatatgaaatttacccgatttaaaaggtgtgtgGAGACGAGCTCCATGAGAAAACCATTTAGTTTTAGAAGTTCATTTTCATCCtgaatttaatcatttttcttttcacaaaaatcaAATGTAACTTTTTCACCCTAACCTTAAATCTCTCTCGCATCAACATCACGTTCGCGAAGACACGCCATTTTTTGAGTTAGTGAAATAAATCCGAATTTGTTAAACTAATCTCAAGCCTTTTCATTCGAATCATCATTCGATCACATTCACAAGAATTCTGGGCATCAAAGGACGAGTGAAGATCATTTATCgggaaaacagaaaattttctttttcgttTATTCACTCACAGGAGGGTAAGGATCCACCAGCCATCCAGAGTGTGGTAGCAATCATTGTAATCCATTTAAACCATCTTCATACTCTCAGGTTCGTAGAGATATCACAGGATCCAGACTACTCTTCAGgccttcaggacaaattacacggaagatctcagggtttgtgggtcatataaacgtattaaactaaatattaaactcgttccgttgacgttgtgaaattttctatccgttgcgttgcttcacaaaaggtggtcacaaaaaaggtggccggtattacactcaaagttGCCGGAATAGCACACAAAGTAATGTCTAtactttttgttcatttttcaatattttaggaagtgttttaaagaaaacaaagatgataaactagttttcaaggttccacacaaccttcccgaaaggGAAGTaacaaaatatatcaatatgaattaaaaatatcgcatttcaaacttagaacttcggtgcttatatgcaactatgccgaaatttggcacacttaccctattgatAAAATAATGCcttcttaaagaaaaatattaaaaacaaataaaatagtcTAAAaggttaagaaaaataataatgcaaatGTCTTATTTTACACAATCTGTTACACAAATTGATTCAATTACACATCTCGCTTAGGCGTTCATGTGAGATCATTTCAAGAAATGATTCCCTTGACGAAGAGCGAGGAACGCAAAATACAACCCAGTGACTGATCTCAGAATGAATAAATACGAAAACCTCTTGGacgttttgcatatttctatcaCACTCTTAcgcactcaaaattcgattgagctaaattgaatttgttatgacgttcaaaagaagaagcaGAGCCGAGAATGTAGGATAGGTAAATccaaaaacatttgagaaaaaacagatgtgatttttgatttcatgaatccTGACATAAGTACcttcagcacaccttttagatcagaaaaatttcataaagtctaaattcatatcccttaaaaaattaaaatctttgcatatatctatcctgctctttcttactcttcttcttcttcttttgaatatcacaccaaattaaatttagcttagTCCAATTTTGAAACCGAAAGAGTAAggtagacttatgcaaatcatttgagaaagaaagagaaatgaatttggagttcatgaaatttccctgagctaaaaggtgtgccaaagccATAAAGAAAACCGTTTAGgcaattttcaaatatatctTTGTGAGTTTAATCTTGGTTTATTCCGTGAAACTCCTTGTaagtttgtaaagtttttttgtTCAGATTTTAGGTTGGAAAGACCGTTCCAACCTGttgttttgtttaatttttttttattttatttcttgaatGAATCGTAAAACTATGatttcttaacccattcagtcaatgtactagaaatactttaGATAGAATGTTCTTATTTTAGAATAAGtttcatacagattaatagatgatttttttttttttaaaagaaagaatttttgtctattatgggggcgcgggaagCCGCTGTCAagcacacgtcttaacggtctctgaatttaaattctttacattaatacATGACAGACTTTATTGATTTAAATAGAATAACTATTCAAGAAAGCAAActggcaatcagaattcaaatcaggaaagaggaaaaaggccaattttaagaaattcgacgGAATGTCGAATTTCTGGCCGatatttgagcaaaaattttgcatgaccttccgcgaagcaagataacaataacaaaatgtattttcatctctgtcgaactatttttcccaagtaattgaaggactaaagttactaaaattccATTCCAGAAAACATCCGAATTGTCCAATAGCCCAGAAAttaatcatctaaaatcactgaaTTTGCGTATGaggtataataccatggtaatgaatgggttaaaaacCAGCGGAAAATAACTATAGCTAGAGTGTGAACCATGAGTGGTAGATCATGCCTAGTCTCCTATATCGCTCTGATCGCGACGATGAGTCTCCAAGATCGCTCTGATAGACACCCAAAGTGAACTGTGGCAGACTTGTTTACCCCCTATAAAAAGCttaaatgtaccaaatttcatataaatatataaatacgaagctgaaaatgtaaaatgaaaactcctataatctttttttccaaattttaaagCTCCTTATAAGATATGTTTCTAAATACATAAATCCgtaggaaattttgaagaaagatttaattggaaattggaaatcaaaattggaaatttttaatttatttctacaCTTAgtgtaagtgtaccaaattccgaccagcttgcaattccggccacattttttgttccttaaattttcatgaaattttagtttttgcatactctagagattatacaatgcgaaaagtaacaaaaaatatcgcttcggcAAGTAAGATGATTTGAAAAacgcattggaagaattccgaaacggcaaggaactatgagaataaaggtggccggaataggccactaatgccatgtctacatttttattcattttaaaatgtattcaaaatgattttagagaaaataaacacTATAAACcgcctacaaggttccaagcaacacttcttaagaataagaaataaaaagttcaatttgtattaaaaattaaaagtattacatttcaaacttgaggctttggcgcttgcatgcaactatgccgaaatttggcacacttatgcgccatttccattgagaaatttttcaagaaatttgttggaaaattttcaagtccatatgaaaaaaattgtgcttttatgagaaaaagttcaatttggttgaactttttctcataaaagcttaaaaataaaaattgtgaacaGTTTTCCCCTCTGTTCCTATCGGGTACAGCGCCATCCAACGAGTTTTCTTCCGACACTTGCATGCCAATTGAATAAATTCTCATCAATATTGGTTGTTTTCAATTGTCAGTGAAAACCCAAAGCGTGACAATGAAGTGCTTCAGTATTCTTGAGATGGAGAAAATAGTGCATGCAGTGCGTGAACGACCGTGTGTGTGGGATACAGCTTGCCCACAATACCGACTTACGGTGTATACGGACAAAGTTTTCCAGGACATAGGACAGGACTTGGGCAAAAGTCCAGAGGAGGTTTTAAAGTGTTGGGAAGCACTCAGAATGAAATACGCCAGAGAAAAAAGGAAGGTGAAACAAGAAATGCCGAAATCAGGGTCCAGTGGAGGGATGAAGAGAAAATACAACACAAAAGATTGGGAGCTTCTTCCAATAATGAGGTTCCTGGACAAAACTTTGGAAAGACGTCCAGTTTTCGAACAATTAGATGTCCTTGATGTATGCAGTACGATCCAGGAGAGCCCAAGTATCATAAACGTACCAGAAACTAATTTGGAAAGGAATTCAGATGTTCCTTGTTCACTTGATGATGAGATGGCAGAAGAATTTCCTTCGAGCTttggtgagaaaaaaattttttttctcgcgTTTCACTCAAttcctctctttttttttaagatggaCGATCACAAAATATTCACCCAGAAGAGGATCACGTGGCCGTTCTTGACCCAGATATATCCTGCCAACAGCAAACACTTGTAACTGAGAACCAAATTCCCGGAGCCTCCAAAAACATGTGTcaaaaaaatcagcaaaaacGTCCATTGGAAAATGAATTTCCGATAGCAACGAAGAAAGCCAGGGCAAATGCAAAAACATATGAAGATGAGAGGCGAACCTTCATCAATAAAATTACTGAGATCCTAACAACATCGCAAACAACATCAAATGACCCGAAGAATACAGAAGAAAGGATGGCACAGGCCTATGCAGACTACGTTAAAATGAGATTTCTTAATTGGAGCAAAGAAAAAATGATTGAAGGATTTGCAATGCTGAATGAAACTATTgaggaaatagagaagaaaaaaatgtagttgtgtttttttttctttatcaaatcCTATTGCCCTTTACATAGTCCTTCAAGTAATCTCTGATACGACTGGCATTCCTAGTGTAGTTGTGAGACCCAATGTGAATATTTGCAGGAATGTCTTGCAATATTGATCCTCGAACTTCTTCCCTCCACTCTCCTTCGATTAATCTACCATTCTGCTCCCTATCAGTGTATTTTGGCGGCGCATAATTGTGCTTGTTACTAGTGCACAGCAAATTGTGGAGAGTCACAGTAGCTTGTATCATGGAATCTACTGTTTCTGGAGCTGCACAAATAGTACGATGAAAAATGCGCCATCGCGCACTTAAGATTCCGAATGCATTTTCAATGACACGTCGAGCTCTGGAAAGCCTCATATTAAAGTTTTGGTAGTCTTGACCCAAAAATCTTCCAGCATAGGGAACTTGACACCATTCTCGCAGTCCAAATGCTTCATCTCCAACGAAAAAGTAGGGAATATTTTCTCCTCCTGGAATGATGGGAGAACTTttgggaaaattaatttttcctgccTCTAAGATACGTCCTAATTGCGAATCCTTTAAAATTCCACCGTCCGAAGAAGATCCATAAGAACCAATGCTAACATACAAAAATCTGTAATGAGCATCAGCGATACCAAGGAGCACAATACTGAAATATCCCTTGTAGCACCAGTAGAGGGATCCACTATTATTTGGTGCTCTGATTTTTGCATGTTTACCATCGATGGCACCGCATGTGTGTGGGAAATTCCAATTGACGGCAAATTCATCAGAAACCGTTTTCCAAGTGGATTCTGTTAGAGGAGGAAACGCATAGTGGGCTAGATGAGCGTTTAGCAGAACACAAACTTCTTGTATGATCTTGCATACTGTTGATATACCAATACGGTAGCAGGTAGCCAGAGTAAAGTAAGAATCTCCTGTCGCCAGAAATCTAGGCAGGTGTATTAAAGTGTTAAACAAGAAAGACGAATTATGAGTTCAAATCACCTGAGAGTCACCATAAGCCTGAGTTTTGCACTTAGCGGTTCACGAACTACGTATTTTCTTTCCAAGACTGGTCTCAGACGTTTCAGAATCCACTCAAACTGGTCGCAATCCATTCGGAAGTACATAAAATACCATTCAGGATCTCGATTACTCATTTCCCGGACCAGTGTCTCTTCGTGACCAAGATCCTTTCTCAACCTTAATATGGGACGAACCCAACAACTCTTCTTTCTTTTCCTTTCACTGTCCTCTATTTGCATATCAAGCAATTGAAGATACGCTCTGATTGATATTTCACACAATTCACGAAGGTTTCGACTCATTTTTATCAATTAGGTTAGAtatcaaaacaaaaacaaacaaatgtcaaaaatattcgAATTCAAAAGTGGGCTTTTTCGCAAGCTTTTATGAATTGAGAATtataaaaatctgaaatttttctcaatggaaatggcccattaccctaatttttaaaataattttttttaagtttttgctaTAATGtcttttataaaagttttattacCTACTAAAATAGGTGAGATTGTCAAGAATCCCACCTAATACCACCTAGGGGTCACAGTATCTGATTTGTTACAATATTTgagtatataattttatttggtAGTGTGACATCGTAGCACAGAGAGAACCAATCGCATATAAATAAGAATGTCTTGAGAACAACAAGAAAGGATAATGCTAAACAAATATACGATCAATTTGTGCATaacaatttgattaaaattttgatggaGGATCTCGATATTGGAATAAATAATACTCGAGGCGATTGCCTCAATAATTTATGGACACCAAATATACTCTGACTCTTGCACTCTTCTCACATTTTGGCGCGCTTTAGCATCTTCCATTTCCAGTCGTCTCGAACCAACCTTCCACTCAATATTCAAACAGTTTTGGTTACGATTTCAATCCAATTTGACGAAATCGCAATTCCCAAGaggcagaaaatttaataacatcCCAGCCACAATTCACACTAATTATGAGATCCAATTTACAAATGAGAGAGCAAAGATATGGGAAATTTGTGCGTGACCCCGAACATCGGTGTCTTTCATCCGCAAATAGATAACTGAATTATCATTAACGTGATATAATCAAACTGTTGTCGCCGCATGCTCAAGATTATGAAGTATTTAAATTAGGTATCTCAGCTGGATGCCTCATGTCACCATTAATTTGGCTGGAATGACTCTTCCTAATTTGTGTATAATGAGACAATGCTCATAAAATTGTCATGGGGATTTCGCTGGTCAAAAGAACCACCAGAAACAGTTCAAAGAGCGAGAGAGATTTTATGCACCAAAGGATCTTCGCTGCGGTCTTAAagattaataaatttctttGGCATTTTTTGCACTTTCCAACTGTCATATTGATCGCATTGACACATTTCATTGAGGATTGCGATCTTGCGCAAAATTTCTTgggtggaaaataaaaaaaagtcactcTGGGGGCTTGATGATCGTTAACCAAAGGATGGTGAGGATCACTTGAGGTGGCGCAGCGGATAATTGTGAGTGTCGCCCCCCAGAGGGAAAGACAAGAATTCTCCATAGGGGACAATGCATACTGCACACCAAGCCACATTGATCAGGCACATCCCAAAAAGAACCTTCAaccaaaattaaaatcaaa encodes the following:
- the LOC129806706 gene encoding uncharacterized protein LOC129806706, translating into MSNRDPEWYFMYFRMDCDQFEWILKRLRPVLERKYVVREPLSAKLRLMVTLRFLATGDSYFTLATCYRIGISTVCKIIQEVCVLLNAHLAHYAFPPLTESTWKTVSDEFAVNWNFPHTCGAIDGKHAKIRAPNNSGSLYWCYKGYFSIVLLGIADAHYRFLYVSIGSYGSSSDGGILKDSQLGRILEAGKINFPKSSPIIPGGENIPYFFVGDEAFGLREWCQVPYAGRFLGQDYQNFNMRLSRARRVIENAFGILSARWRIFHRTICAAPETVDSMIQATVTLHNLLCTSNKHNYAPPKYTDREQNGRLIEGEWREEVRGSILQDIPANIHIGSHNYTRNASRIRDYLKDYVKGNRI
- the LOC129808018 gene encoding uncharacterized protein LOC129808018, yielding MKYAREKRKVKQEMPKSGSSGGMKRKYNTKDWELLPIMRFLDKTLERRPVFEQLDVLDVCSTIQESPSIINVPETNLERNSDVPCSLDDEMAEEFPSSFDGRSQNIHPEEDHVAVLDPDISCQQQTLVTENQIPGASKNMCQKNQQKRPLENEFPIATKKARANAKTYEDERRTFINKITEILTTSQTTSNDPKNTEERMAQAYADYVKMRFLNWSKEKMIEGFAMLNETIEEIEKKKM